One Candidatus Saccharibacteria bacterium RAAC3_TM7_1 genomic region harbors:
- a CDS encoding N-acetylglucosaminyl transferase (RAAC3_TM7_1_606), producing the protein MHAVDPQIPTEVIVAGKLRRYQKLALWRQLLQIRTIVLPNIIDSFKLVIGLCQSIYKLLRWRPDVIFAKGGFVCLPVGIAARILGVPLVIHDSDAHPGLTNRVLARFAARIATGAPLEYYNYPSERSTYIGIPIAMNLRPPSSKEQLKLKKELGFDDEKPLIVITGGGLGARTLNQATIAVLTELLAFCNVSLITGKANYDQLRQQVKPHDRRHFQMHAFVSKDFTSLLSAADIVVTRAGATTLLELAALAKPVIIVPNEYLTGGHQSKNAAVYEKAGAAVIVGEERLSAQPLALVDAINALVLNPKELQAMAEAIHEFARPQAARDMADIILSVGKSS; encoded by the coding sequence ATGCACGCGGTTGATCCGCAAATTCCAACGGAGGTGATTGTGGCAGGAAAGCTTCGCCGTTATCAAAAGCTAGCTTTGTGGCGGCAGCTCTTGCAGATTCGAACAATTGTTTTACCGAATATTATCGACAGCTTTAAACTCGTGATCGGGCTTTGTCAGAGCATCTACAAGTTGCTTCGATGGCGGCCGGATGTAATCTTTGCCAAGGGCGGGTTCGTCTGTTTACCGGTCGGGATAGCGGCTCGTATTCTGGGAGTGCCGTTGGTGATTCATGATTCTGACGCTCATCCGGGTCTTACGAACCGTGTGCTCGCACGTTTTGCGGCTCGGATTGCCACCGGTGCACCGCTCGAATACTATAATTATCCTTCCGAGCGCAGCACCTACATAGGTATACCGATTGCTATGAATCTGAGACCACCCTCGAGCAAGGAGCAACTGAAATTAAAGAAAGAACTTGGTTTTGACGATGAAAAGCCACTGATCGTTATTACGGGTGGCGGACTGGGCGCCCGAACATTAAACCAAGCCACCATAGCAGTGCTTACCGAGCTCCTTGCTTTTTGTAATGTTAGTTTGATTACCGGTAAAGCAAACTATGATCAGTTGCGGCAACAAGTTAAGCCGCATGATCGCCGCCATTTCCAGATGCATGCTTTTGTCAGCAAAGATTTTACGAGCTTGCTCAGTGCCGCTGATATCGTAGTGACGAGGGCAGGGGCAACCACTCTGCTGGAACTAGCAGCGCTTGCCAAGCCGGTGATTATTGTGCCGAATGAGTACTTAACGGGTGGTCACCAGAGCAAAAACGCAGCTGTTTATGAGAAAGCTGGTGCAGCGGTTATCGTCGGGGAGGAGCGCTTGTCGGCTCAGCCACTGGCACTTGTTGATGCGATCAACGCGTTGGTGCTTAATCCCAAAGAGCTACAGGCGATGGCAGAGGCTATTCATGAGTTTGCTCGACCGCAAGCTGCCCGCGACATGGCAGACATTATCCTATCGGTAGGAAAGTCGTCTTAG
- a CDS encoding hypothetical protein (RAAC3_TM7_1_609): MTHFINKPVIITALGFRKDNLAYPRTMEYEGTSYRFIDAGLSCIVRRGGLVAQIMTMTDGHKQFKLRSDNRGGSWTLLSMSA; the protein is encoded by the coding sequence ATGACACACTTTATCAACAAACCAGTAATTATCACTGCACTCGGGTTTCGCAAGGACAACCTCGCATACCCACGCACGATGGAGTACGAAGGCACCAGCTATCGCTTCATCGACGCCGGCCTGAGCTGCATCGTCCGTCGCGGCGGTCTGGTCGCCCAGATCATGACCATGACCGACGGCCACAAGCAGTTCAAGCTGCGCAGTGATAACAGAGGAGGCTCCTGGACGCTACTCTCAATGAGCGCCTAG
- a CDS encoding hypothetical protein (RAAC3_TM7_1_607), whose protein sequence is MSVKFSFRNKTATGAPPRRRSTPTQSTAPSRATFQRNRTLTGSSSSQVASSGELSATLKSPRAHAHHLTSLRRRIVVYFIITLSVATVLYILVSQLTASLVIRVSGVDLLSTDDVTRYSRAIDDYFAARPAERLRFLTNHETLLSHIQALDAEVGSIQIEPGENLGEALITVTPRMPIARWSINGSNQFVDRNGIVFTRNYYPVPELRIADNSGLSADTSQNVTSQRFLGFVGLVIGLAKDNGIVVDRVTIPPLTAKQLNVKVRGVRPYFKLSVDRPAGEQVEDMSRIVAFLKRKGIAPTYVDVRIEGKAFYR, encoded by the coding sequence ATGAGCGTTAAATTCTCTTTTCGTAACAAGACGGCTACTGGAGCGCCGCCGCGTCGACGTAGTACGCCTACACAATCAACAGCACCCTCGCGAGCGACATTTCAGCGTAACCGTACGTTGACTGGCAGTTCTTCGTCACAAGTGGCGAGTAGCGGTGAGCTGTCAGCCACACTCAAGTCGCCCCGCGCTCACGCGCACCATCTTACCTCGCTTCGTCGGCGGATAGTAGTGTATTTTATCATCACTCTGTCTGTTGCGACTGTGCTTTATATCCTAGTGAGTCAATTGACGGCCAGCCTGGTCATACGCGTGAGCGGTGTCGACCTACTCTCGACAGACGACGTTACTCGCTATAGCCGGGCGATTGATGACTATTTTGCTGCTCGGCCAGCCGAACGACTACGTTTTCTAACAAACCATGAAACGCTACTCTCGCATATACAGGCCTTGGATGCCGAGGTTGGCTCGATTCAGATTGAGCCTGGTGAAAATCTTGGCGAAGCTTTGATCACTGTGACGCCACGTATGCCGATTGCTCGTTGGAGTATTAACGGTAGTAACCAATTTGTCGACAGGAACGGAATTGTCTTTACGCGTAATTACTATCCGGTTCCTGAGCTTCGGATTGCCGATAATAGCGGCCTAAGTGCTGATACCTCGCAGAACGTAACGAGCCAGCGTTTCCTCGGTTTCGTTGGCTTGGTGATTGGGCTGGCTAAGGACAATGGCATTGTCGTTGACCGTGTCACCATTCCGCCTTTGACTGCCAAACAACTCAACGTGAAGGTGAGGGGAGTACGCCCCTATTTTAAGCTATCGGTTGACCGGCCAGCGGGAGAGCAGGTAGAGGATATGAGTCGGATCGTGGCCTTCCTCAAACGTAAGGGTATCGCCCCGACCTACGTCGATGTTCGTATTGAAGGCAAGGCATTTTACCGCTGA
- a CDS encoding hypothetical protein (RAAC3_TM7_1_608) — MTNFKWSFDSIKEGVERYRQKQGRLPTAKDFDQTPYLPSARQIQRIYGGMATLRNKLGYGLIDYTKGNERSKIAALAFADGLHAEQELEILLVRHFGEPYVHTQKRYGIDTKNRYDFFVYASDTFFGVDVFSSHRLDYLAPNIRHKISKYGIHSSIPTIFVVAGNDYTQDQVEKAILPIASLGLYPHLTVMCLSQFITYTSSLTPLVLPNGFKGMNSVEQN, encoded by the coding sequence ATGACAAACTTCAAATGGTCATTTGATTCTATTAAAGAAGGTGTCGAACGTTACAGGCAAAAGCAGGGGAGACTGCCGACCGCAAAAGATTTTGATCAAACCCCCTATCTTCCATCTGCTCGTCAGATTCAGAGAATTTATGGCGGAATGGCAACCCTGCGCAATAAACTAGGGTACGGTTTAATTGATTACACAAAAGGGAACGAGCGAAGCAAAATTGCCGCACTGGCATTCGCAGATGGACTCCACGCGGAACAAGAACTCGAAATTCTCTTAGTTCGGCATTTCGGTGAACCCTATGTACATACTCAAAAGAGGTATGGAATTGATACCAAGAACCGTTATGACTTCTTTGTATATGCCTCCGACACATTCTTCGGTGTAGATGTCTTCTCGTCTCATCGTCTTGATTACCTTGCACCAAATATAAGACATAAGATAAGTAAATACGGCATTCACTCGAGTATCCCCACCATATTCGTTGTTGCCGGCAACGACTACACACAAGATCAAGTAGAAAAGGCCATTCTACCAATTGCGTCACTCGGATTATACCCCCATCTCACGGTTATGTGTCTTTCGCAGTTTATTACTTACACCTCTTCGCTTACGCCGCTAGTATTGCCCAACGGGTTTAAGGGAATGAACAGTGTAGAACAAAACTAG